A window of Pan paniscus chromosome 10, NHGRI_mPanPan1-v2.0_pri, whole genome shotgun sequence contains these coding sequences:
- the RPLP0 gene encoding large ribosomal subunit protein uL10 isoform X2, with the protein MQQIRMSLRGKAVVLMGKNTMMRKAIRGHLENNPALEKLLPHIRGNVGFVFTKEDLTEIRDMLLANKVPAAARAGAIAPCEVTVPAQNTGLGPEKTSFFQALGITTKISRGTIEILSDVQLIKTGDKVGASEATLLNMLNISPFSFGLVIQQVFDNGSIYNPEVLDITEETLHSRFLEGVRNVASVCLQIGYPTVASVPHSIINGYKRVLALSVETDYTFPLAEKVKAFLADPSAFVAAAPVAAATTAAPAAAAAPAKVEAKEESEESDEDMGFGLFD; encoded by the exons ATGCAGCAGATCCGCATGTCCCTTCGCGGGAAGGCTGTGGTGCTGATGGGCAAGAACACCATGATGCGCAAGGCCATCCGAGGGCACCTGGAAAACAACCCAGCTCTGGAGAA ACTGCTGCCTCATATCCGGGGGAATGTGGGCTTTGTGTTCACCAAGGAGGACCTCACTGAGATCAGGGACATGTTGCTGGCCAATAAG GTGCCAGCTGCTGCCCGTGCTGGTGCCATTGCCCCATGTGAAGTCACTGTGCCAGCCCAGAACACTGGTCTCGGGCCCGAGAAGACCTCCTTTTTCCAGGCTTTAGGTATCACCACTAAAATCTCCAGGGGCACCATTGAAATCCTG AGTGATGTGCAGCTGATCAAGACTGGAGATAAAGTGGGAGCCAGCGAAGCCACGCTGCTGAACATGCTCAACATCTCCCCCTTCTCCTTTGGGCTGGTCATCCAGCAGGTGTTCGACAATGGCAGCATCTACAACCCTGAAGTGCTTGATATCACAGAGGAAACTCTGCATTCTCGCTTCCTGGAG GGTGTCCGCAATGTTGCCAGTGTCTGTCTGCAGATTGGCTACCCAACTGTTGCATCAGTACCCCATTCTATCATCAACGGGTACAAACGAGTCCTGGCCTTGTCTGTGGAGACGGATTACACCTTCCCACTTGCTGAAAAG GTCAAGGCCTTCTTGGCTGATCCATCTGCCTTTGTGGCTGCTGCCCCTGTGGCTGCTGCCACCAcagctgctcctgctgctgctgcagccccAGCTAAGGTTGAAGCCAAGGAAGAGTCGGAGGAGTCGGACGAGGATATGGGATTTGGTCTCTTTGACTAA
- the RPLP0 gene encoding large ribosomal subunit protein uL10 isoform X1 gives MPREDRATWKSNYFLKIIQLLDDYPKCFIVGADNVGSKQMQQIRMSLRGKAVVLMGKNTMMRKAIRGHLENNPALEKLLPHIRGNVGFVFTKEDLTEIRDMLLANKVPAAARAGAIAPCEVTVPAQNTGLGPEKTSFFQALGITTKISRGTIEILSDVQLIKTGDKVGASEATLLNMLNISPFSFGLVIQQVFDNGSIYNPEVLDITEETLHSRFLEGVRNVASVCLQIGYPTVASVPHSIINGYKRVLALSVETDYTFPLAEKVKAFLADPSAFVAAAPVAAATTAAPAAAAAPAKVEAKEESEESDEDMGFGLFD, from the exons ATGCCCAGGGAAGACAGGGCGACCTGGAAGTCCAACTACTTCCTTAAGATCATC CAACTATTGGATGATTATCCGAAATGTTTCATCGTGGGAGCAGACAATGTGGGCTCCAAGCAGATGCAGCAGATCCGCATGTCCCTTCGCGGGAAGGCTGTGGTGCTGATGGGCAAGAACACCATGATGCGCAAGGCCATCCGAGGGCACCTGGAAAACAACCCAGCTCTGGAGAA ACTGCTGCCTCATATCCGGGGGAATGTGGGCTTTGTGTTCACCAAGGAGGACCTCACTGAGATCAGGGACATGTTGCTGGCCAATAAG GTGCCAGCTGCTGCCCGTGCTGGTGCCATTGCCCCATGTGAAGTCACTGTGCCAGCCCAGAACACTGGTCTCGGGCCCGAGAAGACCTCCTTTTTCCAGGCTTTAGGTATCACCACTAAAATCTCCAGGGGCACCATTGAAATCCTG AGTGATGTGCAGCTGATCAAGACTGGAGATAAAGTGGGAGCCAGCGAAGCCACGCTGCTGAACATGCTCAACATCTCCCCCTTCTCCTTTGGGCTGGTCATCCAGCAGGTGTTCGACAATGGCAGCATCTACAACCCTGAAGTGCTTGATATCACAGAGGAAACTCTGCATTCTCGCTTCCTGGAG GGTGTCCGCAATGTTGCCAGTGTCTGTCTGCAGATTGGCTACCCAACTGTTGCATCAGTACCCCATTCTATCATCAACGGGTACAAACGAGTCCTGGCCTTGTCTGTGGAGACGGATTACACCTTCCCACTTGCTGAAAAG GTCAAGGCCTTCTTGGCTGATCCATCTGCCTTTGTGGCTGCTGCCCCTGTGGCTGCTGCCACCAcagctgctcctgctgctgctgcagccccAGCTAAGGTTGAAGCCAAGGAAGAGTCGGAGGAGTCGGACGAGGATATGGGATTTGGTCTCTTTGACTAA